Sequence from the Armatimonadota bacterium genome:
GGGCCTGCGTTGGCTGCGGCGTCACGGGGGACAGCGATGATGTGGCGGTGCCATCTTCCGAGAAACTGGGAGGGTACTGAGGCCGAGCGCGCCAGGCGAGGAGCCCGGCGAAGATCAGGATGAGAACGAACAGCGTCCAGAGCAGTCTTGCGGGGTTGCGGACAACAAGCCGCCGTGCCACCGGCAGCCCCTCCCTCGAAGTTCCAGACATCCAGCGCCGCAGTGGCCTTCGCCTTTGGAGCAGCACTTTCCTGCAATCGAAAGGCAGACAGGTTTGGTTCGTCCGTCTGTCGAATAGGCTGTGCGAGGGAAGCCACGGACGCTGAAGGGACACGCCGATGAACCGCGTATCCACTGTGTTACAGATGACCTCGCTGCTTGCTGCGCTGGCCGCCACCGCCTTTGCCGTGGAGGACCCCGACGCACTGCTACGCAAGATGAGCGAATTCAACGCGGTGCAGGTCATCTACCGGAACAGTGTGCCGCATACGGACAGACGGGGACGCTTGCTGACGAAGTATGACCCGGAGCGTTCCTTCTTCCAGATTGCCATTTGGGGCAACCCATACGGCACGGCCTACGGATATGACTATGACCTGAAGGTTCTCACCGACTCGGGCTTCAACACAATGTGGCCATGGCCCTCGAAAAGCCTGGAAGATCAGCTTGAGACCGGGCTGAAGAGCGGCCTGCAGGTGGTCACCATGCAGAAGCACGATCTCGCCGCGGTGGCTGCCTTCAAGGACCACCCGGCATGGCTGGGCAACTGCTGGCATGACGAACCCACCGGGGGCTTCTGGGGCAAGGACATGGATGGCAAGTTCGCCGAATTCCTTGCCTACAAGAAGAAAATGAACGAGCTCGTGCCGGGCGTCCCGGTGTTCATCAATGATGTGCCGTGGGTCACTCCACCCGCGACAACCTGGTGGGTGAAGTGGAACACTTCCGGGGACGTGGCCTGCCACGACAACTACCCTCTCCTGGACCGCAAGCGCCGGGCACGGACGCTGGGCACCGACCCGCCTTCCACCGGGATCTCCGAGACGGTGTCCCTCGCGGTGGCCGCCAACGAGGAGCGCAAGCCGGTGTGGTTCATCGTGGGAGCATTCACCACCCAGGAACGGGGTGCGTTCCCCTTCCGGATGGCGACCCCGGTACAGTTGCGCGCTCAGGTGTATGCGGCACTGGTGCATGGGGCAACGGGGATTATCTACTTCTGCTGGGACACCTACGTCTGCCGGGACGGGAAGGTAGTCGGCATGTCGCCCGACCCCCGGCCCGCGTACCTTGAGCCGGGCCCCGGCAGACCCAAGGCATCCCCGGCGAAGCCCATGCAGCTTGCCCAATCGAAAGCCCTGTGGATGGCGGCGACTCAGATCAACAGCGAGATCCGGGAACTGACGCCGTCACTCCTCTCGCCGACCGCTCCCGCGAGCGTGAAGTACGGGGTCACCTTCAAAGGCGAACCGGTGACCAGCGACCCGTTGCGGTGTGTCCTGAAACCTCACCCCGAAGGTGGTTTCGTGCTGCTCACTGTGAACCTGGACGACGCGGTCCTGGACGCAACGTATCGGTTCCAAGATGGCCTGGCGAGCGCGGCACCTTTGTTTGAGAACCGCGAGCCGCTGGAATTGTCTGAGGACAGTCTGGAGTTCAGCGACGTGTATGAGCCTTTCGATGTTCACGTGTACCGAATCATGCCTCGACAGCCCGAAGGAGGGCAGTAGATTCGGCCAATGTCCTCCAACGGCATTCCCCTCCCGTCTGAGCCCGCGCCCGGCGACCCCTGTGCGCTGAAGTGCTCGCGTCTGCGCAAGGAGTATCCCGGCGTGCTGGCACTGGACGACGTGTCCCTCCAGATCAGAGCGGGGGAGATTCATGCGCTGGTGGGCGAGAACGGCGCCGGCAAGTCCACCTTGGTGCGCATCATCGCGGGGCAGTTCGCGCCCGACTCGGGGGAGCTAATGGTCTTCGGGCGGCGCGTGAGCCAGTTCTCACCCCGCGCCGCTCGTGAGATCGGCGTCACGATGGTGCCCCAACACCCTGATCTGTTCCACTCCATGACCGCCCTGGAGAACCTGTTCGTGGGCGACTGGCCGCGTTCGAAGATCGGGCTCTTGGACTGGCGCGAAATGCGACGGCAGGCGCAAGACGTTCTGTCCCGGCTGGAGACGGAACTCGATTTGGATGTGCCGGTGGAGAGCCTCAGCGTGGCTGACCGGCAAATCCTCCAGATCGCCCGGGCGATGCTGGTGGACGCGCAGGTGCTGATCCTCGACGAGCCTACCGCTCCGCTGGGACATGACGACACCGAGCGGCTGTTTGGTCTCGTGCGCAATCTCAATGCCCGCGGGGCCACGGTCATCTACATCAGCCACCGGCTGGCCGAGGTGTTTGAACTGGCGCATCGTGTGAGCGTCCTTCGGGACGGCCGGCTGGTTCGCACCTGCCCGATCGCAGAGGTGACTCGCGACGACCTCATTGAGCTGATGGTGGGACACTCGGTGGCGTCGGATGCGCCGCAGGGCAGGAAAGACCTCACGCCGGGCGCCTCCCGAGACGGGACGGACGCAGATACTCCTTATCTGGAGGCTTGCGGGCTCACTCTCGCAGGAAAGTTCGAGGGCATCCACCTCGCCGTCCGACCCGGGGAGATCGTGGGCATCGCGGGAGTGGCCGGGTCGGGGCGGAACGAATTGCTGCACACGCTGGCCGGGGTGCAGAAAGCGAGTGCGGGGAATGTGACTGTGCTGGGCCGGGATGCGTGCGGCGTGGGCCCGGCGCGGATGCGAGACCTGGGCGTGGCCCTCGTCCCGGCCGACCGCCACCACGAAGCGCTCGTCTTGCCCATGACGGTGCGGGAGAACATCAGCCTGCCTCGGCTGCGGGACTTTGCCGGCCGGCTGGGACTGGTGCGACGGCAACAGGAGCAGGAGCGGATCGAAACCCTCGCCCGAGACCTGCGAGTGCGGTCGGCAGGGCTGGAGCAACCGGTCGCCCAGCTTTCGGGCGGAAACCAGCAGAAGGTGGCACTGGCCTCGCGGCTTCTGGGGGAGCCGCGTGTGCTGCTGCTCGAGGAGCCCACACAGGGAGTCGATGTGGGTGCGCGGGCCGAGATACACCGGCTCATGCGCGCGCTTGCGGAGCGCGGTGTGGCGATTATCCTGGTGTCGTCTGACCTGCCGGAGCTATTGGCCCTGAGCACGAGGGTTCTGGTAATGCACCGGGGGAGGATGGTGGGTGAGTTCCCGGCCGAAGGGGCCACCCAGCAGGCGGTGCTGGACCTGGCACTGGGCACCGCGCAGGAGGGAGTGCGCCACGAGACGGCACCACGCACACCGGTGCTGCAGCGGGAACTGGGGCTTGGCGTGCTGCTGGTGCTGTTCCTGGCGGGCGTCTCCCTGGCTGCTCCGAGTTTCGCCACAAGGCAGAACTTCGCGGACATGCTCATCAACAACGCCTACCTGCTGGTGGCCTCGGTGGGGATGACTTTCGTGATCCTCACCGCAGGAATTGACATCTCAGTGGGAGCGATTCTTGCCGTGAGCGCCACTGTCGCTGCGCTCTCGGCGGAACGCGGCGCACCAGTGATCGGTGTGCTTCTTGCAGCGCTTCTGTCAGGCGGCGTGCTGGGGGCAGTGAATGGCGGACTGGTGGCCCGGGTGCGAATCCCGCCGATCATTGCCACTCTCGCCACACTCACGCTGTTTCGCAATACCCTGATCCACTTCACGGGCGGACGCTGGATCAATCTGCCCGGCGGGTTTCGCGAGTTCGGTCTGAGCGAACCGCTGGGGGTACCCGTGGCGGTCTGGATCGCCGCGGTGGTGGTTGCGCTGGCGGCTGTGGTTGCGCGGTGGACGGCTTTTGGGCGCAGCGTGTACGCGGTAGGAAGCAACCCCGACGCCGCCGGTCACCAGGGCATCGCAGTGCAGGCGGTGCGAGGGCACGTGTATCTCGTGATGGGCCTGCTGGCGGGGCTTGCGGCCTTCGTGTATCTCACCCGCCTGAGCGCCGTTCAGACGAATGCCGGCGGCGGGCTGGAGATGGTGGTTATTACGGCGGTGGTTGTGGGCGGCGCCAATATCTTTGGTGGATCGGGGACCATTGCCGGGACTGTCATCGGCGTGCTCTTGCTGGGTGCGATTGCAGGGTCGCTCACGCACCTGCGCATCGACCCAAGTTGGGAGCGGGCTTGCCAGGGCGTGCTCATCCTCGGTGCGGTGGTTGTGGACGCCGTGCAGACTGCCCGGAGGCGACGATGATGCTGTGGCGCCTGCGGGGACTGCTTGGGCCGGAGGAAGCGGCGGTGCTCGCGCTGCTGGTGGTCACCTTCTGCGCGATGGGTGCCCTGAACCCGCGCTTCTTCGAGCCCAATAATCTGCTGGAGATGTCCCGCTTCTTCGTGGAAACCGGGCTGATCGCCCTCGCGATGGCACCGATCATCATCACCGGCGGAATCGACCTGTCCGTGGGCTCGATACTGGGCCTGAGCGTGGTGGTGATGGGCATGGGCTGGCGACATCTCGGTCTGGGGCCGGGTCCGGACATCGCGCTGGGACTGGTGTCGGGCGGTCTCGCGGGGTTCATCAACGGCCTGTTCATCGCGAAAGTGCGCATCCCGCCGCTCATCGTGACTCTGGCGACGATGGCGCTGTATCGGGGCGTCGCACTGGGCCTCGGAGCGAGGGCGCCGGTTAGCGACTTCCCGCCGGAGTACTACGAACTGGGGCAGGCCTACTACACGGTGTTTGGAGCAGTGCAGATCCCGCAGCAGTTGCCGTTGCTGGTGGTTCTTGGCGTGTTCGCGGCGATTGTGCTGCACCGGACGGTGTTCGGTCGCTGGGTGTACGCGATCGGCCACAGCGAGCGCGCGGCGTGGTTCGCGGGAGTTCCTGTTCCCACGGTGAGGCTGGTGCTGTACACTTTCAGCGGGCTCATGTCCGCGCTTGCAGGTGCGGTGTTCCTGTCGCGGGTCGCCACTGCAAAGGCGGACGCGGGGACTCTCGTGGAATTGGATGTCATCACCGTTTGCGTGCTGGGCGGGGTGAGTATCTACGGCGGGAGGGGCAGCATCCTGGGCGCGGTGTTGGGGTTGCTGGTGGTGAGCAGCCTGGTCCGGGGGCTGACCCTGGGCCGGGTGCCCTTCGAGGACCAGAAAATCATCCTGGGTGCGGTGTTGCTCATCGCCGCAGTGGCCCAGCATTTCCTAACCCAGCGCGCTGCGAGGGCGAGGACTCCCGCCGCGAAGAGCGAACCCGCTCAGTGAGGCATCGAGAAAACTGCTTCCTCTTGGCGACAGGAAGCCGTCGTCTCGTGGAAAGCATCGGCACACGGTCGAGCCGCCGACCGGGACGGTCGGCCTGCGCGAGAGCATCCATTACCGCATCGCCTGGGTCGGACGTCTCGTCCGACGGCCGTTCTTACCCCTCATCCTGACCAAAGCGACCGCCTGCGGTCGTCGCGAGGGAGAGGGGGACCGAGGGGTCGAGGCGGCCGTTCCTCTGCCGCCTTGTCCCGAACAACACATCAGGAGTTGAGAACCATGTCCCTGCGTCTCGTCCCCTACGTGGTCGCGATCTGTGTCACTGCGCTCCTCACAGGGTGCACAAAGACATCCCCCACCGACACCCAGGCGACAGATGCCACTCAGCCGCCCGCCGAACAGCTCACCGGCGGCGGGGGCACCGAAAGCATCAGTGTCCTGATGGTGCCGAAAATCAAGGGCACAGATTACTTCAATGCCTGCGAGCGTGGTGCGAAGGAAGCCGCCGACGAGCTGGGCGGCGTGGACCTGGTTTTCGACGGCCCTACAGAGGACAAGGTGGACGCTCAGATCCAGCTCATCGAGGGCTACATCGCCCAGGACACGGATGTCATCATCGTCTCGCCCAATGACCCGGATTCCATCGCGCCGGTGCTGAAAAAGGCGCGAGACAAAGGCATCCATGTTCTGACCTTCGACGCCGACGCGTCACCCGAGAAGTCGGGGCGGGAGTTCTTCATCAACCAGGCTTCCGAGGATGCTGTAGGCAAGGCGCTGGTGGACGAGATGGCGGATCAGGTCGGCGATGACGCGCCCGTGGCGATTATCACGGCGTCCCTCACCGCTGCCAACCAAAACGCGTGGATCCGTGAGATGAAGGCCTACATGGCCGAGAAGTACCCGAAGATGAAGCTGGTCAGCGAGCCGAAGCCCAGCGAGGAAGACCAGACCCTGGCCTTCCGCGCGGCCCAGGAACTGCTGAAAACCTACCCGGAACTCAAGGGGATCTTCGCGCTATCATCGGTGGCGCTACCCGGCGCGGCGGATGCGATCCAGCAGGCAGGAGCATCGGGGAAGGTGGCGGTGGTGGGTCTCGCGACGCCGAAGCCCATGAAGCAATGGGTGGAGAGCGGCACGGTGAAAACGGTGATCCTCTGGAATCCGGTGGATCTGGGTTATCTCGCAATCCAGGCGGCGAAGGCGATCTCTGAGGGGAAGCTGACCGCAGACAGCACGACGCTGTCGGCCGGACGGCTGGGCGAAGTGGAAGTGCGCAACGGCCAGGTGTTGCTCGGGGCGCCCATGCGATTCACAAAGGAGAACATCGCGGACTTCGACTTCTGAGTACCGAGCTTATGGGGCAGCACGGGTTCTGCCCGCTTTGCGCTGGATGACCCGCAGCTTTCCCGTCGCTTCGGGCAGGGCCCTGAGGGATGCCTGGGGCCCGCCCGGACGGGTCCGTGCACGCGACGACCATGAGCGGGCTGAGTGACCAACTATCAGGCTCTACTCGGCGTCTTCGACCTTCTTGCCGCAACCCGCGCAGAACCGGGCATCCGGCTGCAGCTTCTCGCCGCAACCGGTGCAGAAAGCCACAGCCTTGAGCTTCTCGCCGCAGTTGGGGCAGAAGCGGGCATTGACTTCCAGCGGGTGCTCGCACTTTGGGCAGGAAGCGCGAATGGTCTCGCGCCAGTTCTCCCGGGCGAGCTTCTTGTCTTCTTCAGCCATTGCCGCGTGACGCCAGATTTCTTCGACGGAGCGGCTCGACTGGGCGGCGGACATCTCCACACCCAGGTCGGGCGCGCATTCCTTGCACAGGCCGCGCTTGTTATTCCAGCAACTCTTGCGACAGACCCAGGACATGCATCGCGGGCACTGCACGAACTGGGGCCTGATCTCCTCGACGGCCTGCTTGAACGCCGAATCGTGGGCGCGCTCCCAGGTCGCGGAACGTACCCGTTCGCTCACGTCTGCAGCCCGGCCAAGGACGCCGCCGAAGATGCTGCCGGCGGTATCCAGTACGTTGGCGACGGTTCCGGTGGCGCTGGCGCGGAAGGGCGTGCGATAGCCGGAGCCGCAGCGATTGCAGAAGAATTCGAATTGAAATCCCTGGTCCGTGCTGTGGTCAGAATAGTTGCTGACGAATTCAATGAGCTCGGACATAACGGCGAAGCCTCCCGGGGGCAAGAACCGTCCCAGACGTCCGTACGAGGTCGCGAGGGTGGCGCTGGTTCGCAACTGTATTATGCAGCGCGCCGGGTCACCGTGCAAGTGTGAGTTTCCCTGGATGGGGCCGACCTGCCGATCGGTGTCCTGGCGTTGACAAAACGTGCCCAACGTGGTCAACTATCCGCGCTGCTCATCCCTCGGTGGCTCTTGGAGAGATGCGCCATGAAGACCGTGCTGATTGTCCTGACAATGACCCTCGCTGTTCACTGCACCTGGGTATGCGCCCAGGACCAGCCCGGTACGGTGAACGCCATGCTCGGATACCCGCCGGACGCCCGTCTGCTCATCATCAATGCCGATGATTTTGGCATGAGTCACAACACCAATCTCGCGGTTTTCGACGCTTTCGAACGCGGAGTTCTGACTTCGGCGACCGTGATGATGCCCACCGCATGGGTCAAGGAAGTCGCCGACTGGGTGCGCGCGCACCCGCAGGCCAATGTTGGCATCCACCTGACCCATACCAGCGAGTGGCGCAACTACAAGTGGGGGCCGGTTGCAGGAAGGGAGAAAGTTCCGGGATTGGTCTCGCCCGATGGATACATGTGGCCCGACTGCGAGCCAGCCTGGGAGCATGCGACGCCCGAGGAGGCTGAGATCGAGTCCCGGGCGCAGATTGAGCTGGCCAAGAAAATGGGCATCGATCCCACCCACATTGATTCCCACATGGGCACTATGCAGTTGAACCCGGCATTCGCCGATGTCTACCTGAAGCTCTCTCAGGAGTACAGGCTTCCCCAGCGGCAGGCCTCCGCAGAGATGTACGCGCTCTTTGGCGCCCCCGACCGGAAGAAGCGGGAGCGCGAGGCCGGCGTGCTGGGGCCGGATGTGCTGATCCACGGCGTACCCCTTCCGCCAGACCCGGCCGATCTCGCGGAAGCCTACAATAATATCCTTCGGAACCTGAAGCCCGGGCTGACGGAGTTCTACCTGCACCCGGCCATAGACGGCCCGGAGATGCAATCCATCAGTGGCAGCCATGCCCGGCGGCATGCGGACTATGAGTGGCTGATCAATCCGGCTACCCGGGCGCTCATCGATGAACTCGGCATCAAGCTCATCAGCTACCGCGACTTGCGCGATGCCATGAGAGGCGGGCAAGGCTAAGCATGGCTCCGCGCCGAAAGGTCATGGAGATCAGTGTCGAAGCGATTGCCGCAGCGGTGGCGGACATGTCGGCGGAAGCGAACTTCGAGTTGCCAGGGGATGTGCTGGCAGCACTGCGGGCTGCACGAGATGCTGAGACCAGCGTCGTGGCAAGAGACGTGCTCGGTCAGCTCATCGAAAATGCCCGAATCGCCCACGAACAGAGGATAGCGCTCTGTCAGGATTGCGGGATCGCGGTGGTCTTCGCCGAACTGGGCCGGGACGTGCACCTGGACGGAGACCTGTATCAGGCCATCAACCGGGGTGTGCGCGAGGGCTATCGCAATGCGTACCTGCGCAAGTCCATGGTGCTCGATCCTTTGCGCCGGGATACGAATACGGGCGACAACACCCCGGCCATCGTGCATCTCAAGCTGGTGGAGGGTGACCGCCTCACGCTCACCCTCGCCCCCAAAGGCGGCGGGAGCGAGAATATGAGCGCGGTGTGGATGATGGTCCCTTCCGAGGGCGAAGACGGTGTTGTGCAGAGGATTGTCGAGCGCATCCAGCAAGCGGGCGGCAAGCCCTGCCCGCCGCTGGTCCTGGGCGTGGGACTGGGCGGGAACCTGGAGAAAGCAGCACTCATGGCGAAGGAGAGCCTCCTGCGGCCCGTGGGCCAACCGAGCCCGATCCCGGAAGTGGCCGCGCTGGAGGGCCGCCTACTCGAGGCGGTCAATGCTACGGGTATCGGTCCCATGGGGCTGGGGGGGCGCACCACCGCGCTTGCGGTGCACGTGGAACGCTACCCGTGTCACATCGCTAGCCTGCCGCTGGCCCTGAATGTGCAATGTCACGCGGCCCGGCACGTGTCGCGGGTACTGTAGTGCCTCATTCTTGGCAGGAGTCGCTTGCCAGTAGGGATGACCTGCGAATGACCGTTGACGCAAAGCGAATCAGCACCCCGCTGGACGAAGCGATGGTGCGCTCTCTTCGAGCGGGCGACCGGGTGCTTCTGTCCGGGGTGATCTACACCGCGCGGGATGCTGCGCACAAGCGGATGCTGGACGGCTTCGCTGCCGGAGATGGTCTGCCCTTCGACCTGGTGGGGCAGGTGATCTATTACTGCGGCCCATCCGAAACGCCTCCGGGG
This genomic interval carries:
- a CDS encoding ATP-binding cassette domain-containing protein, whose protein sequence is MSSNGIPLPSEPAPGDPCALKCSRLRKEYPGVLALDDVSLQIRAGEIHALVGENGAGKSTLVRIIAGQFAPDSGELMVFGRRVSQFSPRAAREIGVTMVPQHPDLFHSMTALENLFVGDWPRSKIGLLDWREMRRQAQDVLSRLETELDLDVPVESLSVADRQILQIARAMLVDAQVLILDEPTAPLGHDDTERLFGLVRNLNARGATVIYISHRLAEVFELAHRVSVLRDGRLVRTCPIAEVTRDDLIELMVGHSVASDAPQGRKDLTPGASRDGTDADTPYLEACGLTLAGKFEGIHLAVRPGEIVGIAGVAGSGRNELLHTLAGVQKASAGNVTVLGRDACGVGPARMRDLGVALVPADRHHEALVLPMTVRENISLPRLRDFAGRLGLVRRQQEQERIETLARDLRVRSAGLEQPVAQLSGGNQQKVALASRLLGEPRVLLLEEPTQGVDVGARAEIHRLMRALAERGVAIILVSSDLPELLALSTRVLVMHRGRMVGEFPAEGATQQAVLDLALGTAQEGVRHETAPRTPVLQRELGLGVLLVLFLAGVSLAAPSFATRQNFADMLINNAYLLVASVGMTFVILTAGIDISVGAILAVSATVAALSAERGAPVIGVLLAALLSGGVLGAVNGGLVARVRIPPIIATLATLTLFRNTLIHFTGGRWINLPGGFREFGLSEPLGVPVAVWIAAVVVALAAVVARWTAFGRSVYAVGSNPDAAGHQGIAVQAVRGHVYLVMGLLAGLAAFVYLTRLSAVQTNAGGGLEMVVITAVVVGGANIFGGSGTIAGTVIGVLLLGAIAGSLTHLRIDPSWERACQGVLILGAVVVDAVQTARRRR
- a CDS encoding ABC transporter permease, encoding MMLWRLRGLLGPEEAAVLALLVVTFCAMGALNPRFFEPNNLLEMSRFFVETGLIALAMAPIIITGGIDLSVGSILGLSVVVMGMGWRHLGLGPGPDIALGLVSGGLAGFINGLFIAKVRIPPLIVTLATMALYRGVALGLGARAPVSDFPPEYYELGQAYYTVFGAVQIPQQLPLLVVLGVFAAIVLHRTVFGRWVYAIGHSERAAWFAGVPVPTVRLVLYTFSGLMSALAGAVFLSRVATAKADAGTLVELDVITVCVLGGVSIYGGRGSILGAVLGLLVVSSLVRGLTLGRVPFEDQKIILGAVLLIAAVAQHFLTQRAARARTPAAKSEPAQ
- a CDS encoding substrate-binding domain-containing protein, yielding MSLRLVPYVVAICVTALLTGCTKTSPTDTQATDATQPPAEQLTGGGGTESISVLMVPKIKGTDYFNACERGAKEAADELGGVDLVFDGPTEDKVDAQIQLIEGYIAQDTDVIIVSPNDPDSIAPVLKKARDKGIHVLTFDADASPEKSGREFFINQASEDAVGKALVDEMADQVGDDAPVAIITASLTAANQNAWIREMKAYMAEKYPKMKLVSEPKPSEEDQTLAFRAAQELLKTYPELKGIFALSSVALPGAADAIQQAGASGKVAVVGLATPKPMKQWVESGTVKTVILWNPVDLGYLAIQAAKAISEGKLTADSTTLSAGRLGEVEVRNGQVLLGAPMRFTKENIADFDF
- a CDS encoding zinc ribbon domain-containing protein; protein product: MSELIEFVSNYSDHSTDQGFQFEFFCNRCGSGYRTPFRASATGTVANVLDTAGSIFGGVLGRAADVSERVRSATWERAHDSAFKQAVEEIRPQFVQCPRCMSWVCRKSCWNNKRGLCKECAPDLGVEMSAAQSSRSVEEIWRHAAMAEEDKKLARENWRETIRASCPKCEHPLEVNARFCPNCGEKLKAVAFCTGCGEKLQPDARFCAGCGKKVEDAE
- a CDS encoding ChbG/HpnK family deacetylase — translated: MKTVLIVLTMTLAVHCTWVCAQDQPGTVNAMLGYPPDARLLIINADDFGMSHNTNLAVFDAFERGVLTSATVMMPTAWVKEVADWVRAHPQANVGIHLTHTSEWRNYKWGPVAGREKVPGLVSPDGYMWPDCEPAWEHATPEEAEIESRAQIELAKKMGIDPTHIDSHMGTMQLNPAFADVYLKLSQEYRLPQRQASAEMYALFGAPDRKKREREAGVLGPDVLIHGVPLPPDPADLAEAYNNILRNLKPGLTEFYLHPAIDGPEMQSISGSHARRHADYEWLINPATRALIDELGIKLISYRDLRDAMRGGQG
- a CDS encoding fumarate hydratase — encoded protein: MAPRRKVMEISVEAIAAAVADMSAEANFELPGDVLAALRAARDAETSVVARDVLGQLIENARIAHEQRIALCQDCGIAVVFAELGRDVHLDGDLYQAINRGVREGYRNAYLRKSMVLDPLRRDTNTGDNTPAIVHLKLVEGDRLTLTLAPKGGGSENMSAVWMMVPSEGEDGVVQRIVERIQQAGGKPCPPLVLGVGLGGNLEKAALMAKESLLRPVGQPSPIPEVAALEGRLLEAVNATGIGPMGLGGRTTALAVHVERYPCHIASLPLALNVQCHAARHVSRVL